From a region of the Danio aesculapii chromosome 4, fDanAes4.1, whole genome shotgun sequence genome:
- the strap gene encoding serine-threonine kinase receptor-associated protein, with protein MAMRQTPLTCSGHTRPVVDLAFSGITPYGYFLISACKDGKPMLRQGDTGDWIGTFLGHKGAVWGATLNKEATKAATAAADFTAKVWDAVTGDEVLTLAHKHIVKSVNFTQDSNYLLTGGNDKVLRIYDLNNPEAEPQEIAGHTSAIKKALWCNNDQQILSAADDKTIRLWDKNTNEAVKTLSFEASVSSMEYIPDGETLVITYGRTIAFYNAHSLDLIKTVDAPASIHSASLHPDKDFFVAGGDDFKLYKYDYTTKEEMESYKGHFGPVHCVRFSPDGELYASGSEDGTLRLWQTAVGKTYGLWKCVLPEELSSENSEALYCPPAEIKA; from the exons ATGGCTATGAGACAGACTCCTCTCACCTGCTCTGGTCACACCAGACCTGTTGTGGATCTGGCGTTCAGTGGAATAACTCCTTATGGATATTTCCTTATTAGTGCTTGTAAAG ATGGCAAACCTATGTTGCGCCAGGGTGACACAGGGGACTGGATTGGGACGTTCTTGGGTCACAAGGGTGCTGTCTGGGGTGCCACCTTGAATAAAGAAGCTACAAAAGCAGCTACGGCCGCAGCAGATTTTACAGC AAAGGTATGGGATGCTGTCACTGGAGACGAGGTCCTCACCCTGGCGCACAAGCACATTGTGAAGTCTGTCAACTTTACACAG GACAGTAACTATCTCTTGACTGGAGGAAATGATAAAGTACTGCGCATCTATGACCTCAACAATCCTGAAGCAG AACCCCAGGAGATTGCAGGCCACACTTCTGCCATAAAGAAAGCTCTGTGGTGTAACAATGACCAGCAGATTCTTTCAGCTGCTGACGACAAAACTATCAG ACTTTGGGACAAGAACACAAACGAGGCAGTGAAGACTTTATCATTCGAGGCCTCTGTCAGCAGCATGGAGTACATTCCTGATGGGGAGACTCTCGTCATCACATACGGGAGAACCATCGCTTTCTATAATGCCCACAG TTTGGACCTGATTAAGACCGTAGACGCCCCTGCTTCCATTCACTCCGCTTCCCTGCATCCTGATAAAGACTTCTTTGTGGCTGGAGGAGATGATTTCAAGCTTTATAAATATGACTACACCACCAAAGAGGAAATGG AGTCATATAAGGGTCACTTCGGGCCTGTGCACTGTGTGCGGTTTAGCCCTGATGGAGAGCTGTATGCCAGCGGCTCGGAGGATGGCACTTTGCGTCTGTGGCAGACGGCTGTAGGGAAAACATACGGCCTTTGGAAATGTGTCCTGCCTG AGGAGCTGTCATCGGAGAACTCTGAAGCGCTGTACTGCCCTCCAGCAGAGATCAAGGCCTGA
- the etnk1 gene encoding ethanolamine kinase 1 isoform X1 produces MANYIHVPDGSPAVPKLDVTVDEHDYRAGALKLIKTLRPHWKPSEVKMKTFTDGITNKLIGCYIGGSMQEVVLVRVYGNKTELFVDRENEVKSFRVLQAHRCAPRLYCTFNNGLCYEFLQGVALEPEHIRSPAIFRHIARQMAKYHAIHAHNGWVPQSGLWLKMSKFFSLVPSHFEDPEMDQRLNNEVPSAACLRDEMVWLQQNLSKLGSPVVLCHNDLLCKNIIYNQKEGNVKFIDYEYAGYNYQAFDIGNHFNEFAGLNEVDYTLYPDRELQMQWLRAYLEAYKEYKSQGSHVSNTEVELLYVQVNRFALASHFFWGLWALIQAQYSTIDFDFLGYAVLRFNQYFKMKPEVMSLHLPE; encoded by the exons ATGGCCAATTACATCCACGTCCCAGATGGCTCGCCGGCGGTGCCTAAATTAGACGTGACGGTAGATGAGCACGATTATAGAGCCGGGGCGCTGAAACTCATCAAGACACTCAGACCCCATTGGAAGCCTTCGGAGGTCAAAATGAAG ACGTTCACAGATGGCATTACGAACAAGCTGATTGGCTGTTATATCGGCGGGTCCATGCAGGAGGTGGTTCTGGTGCGGGTTTATGGGAACAAGACGGAACTGTTCGTGGACCGTGAAAACGAAGTGAAGAGCTTCCGCGTCCTGCAGGCACACCGATGCGCCCCGCGCCTCTACTGTACATTCAACAACGGCCTATGCTATGAGTTTCTACAGGGTGTAGCGCTGGAGCCTGAGCACATCCGCAGCCCCGCCATCTTCAG GCACATTGCGAGGCAGATGGCAAAATACCATGCCATTCATGCCCACAATGGCTGGGTGCCCCAGTCAGGCCTTTGGCTGAAGATGAGCAAGTTCTTTTCTCTTGTTCCTTCACACTTTGAAGACCCTGAGATGGACCAGAG ACTGAACAATGAAGTTCCCAGTGCCGCATGTCTCAGAGACGAGATGGTCTGGCTTCAGCAGAACCTTTCTAAACTGGGTTCTCCAGTGGTTCTCTGTCACAACGATCTGCTCTGTAAGAACATCATCTACAACCAAAAGGAAG GAAATGTGAAATTCATTGACTACGAATATGCTGGGTACAATTACCAAGCTTTTGACATTGGGAATCACTTCAATGAATTTGCAG GTCTGAATGAAGTGGATTACACCCTATATCCTGACCGAGAGCTCCAGATGCAGTGGCTCCGGGCCTATTTGGAGGCCTACAAAGAGTACAAATCACAAGGCTCGCATGTCTCAAACACTGAAGTGGAGCTGCTGTACGTACAAGTCAACCGTTTCGCCTTG GCGTCACATTTCTTCTGGGGACTGTGGGCATTAATCCAAGCTCAGTACTCCACCATTGACTTTGACTTCTTGGG ATACGCAGTCCTCCGCTTTAACCAGTACTTCAAAATGAAGCCCGAGGTGATGTCACTGCACCTTCCCGAATAA
- the etnk1 gene encoding ethanolamine kinase 1 isoform X2, with translation MANYIHVPDGSPAVPKLDVTVDEHDYRAGALKLIKTLRPHWKPSEVKMKTFTDGITNKLIGCYIGGSMQEVVLVRVYGNKTELFVDRENEVKSFRVLQAHRCAPRLYCTFNNGLCYEFLQGVALEPEHIRSPAIFRHIARQMAKYHAIHAHNGWVPQSGLWLKMSKFFSLVPSHFEDPEMDQRLNNEVPSAACLRDEMVWLQQNLSKLGSPVVLCHNDLLCKNIIYNQKEDVSLPKSLHLLHRAIATDWRCSVCPARTPPGPVTTSRVFFCRPTLLSNVNQTFFFFLHYTP, from the exons ATGGCCAATTACATCCACGTCCCAGATGGCTCGCCGGCGGTGCCTAAATTAGACGTGACGGTAGATGAGCACGATTATAGAGCCGGGGCGCTGAAACTCATCAAGACACTCAGACCCCATTGGAAGCCTTCGGAGGTCAAAATGAAG ACGTTCACAGATGGCATTACGAACAAGCTGATTGGCTGTTATATCGGCGGGTCCATGCAGGAGGTGGTTCTGGTGCGGGTTTATGGGAACAAGACGGAACTGTTCGTGGACCGTGAAAACGAAGTGAAGAGCTTCCGCGTCCTGCAGGCACACCGATGCGCCCCGCGCCTCTACTGTACATTCAACAACGGCCTATGCTATGAGTTTCTACAGGGTGTAGCGCTGGAGCCTGAGCACATCCGCAGCCCCGCCATCTTCAG GCACATTGCGAGGCAGATGGCAAAATACCATGCCATTCATGCCCACAATGGCTGGGTGCCCCAGTCAGGCCTTTGGCTGAAGATGAGCAAGTTCTTTTCTCTTGTTCCTTCACACTTTGAAGACCCTGAGATGGACCAGAG ACTGAACAATGAAGTTCCCAGTGCCGCATGTCTCAGAGACGAGATGGTCTGGCTTCAGCAGAACCTTTCTAAACTGGGTTCTCCAGTGGTTCTCTGTCACAACGATCTGCTCTGTAAGAACATCATCTACAACCAAAAGGAAG ATGTGAGTTTGCCCAAATCTCTTCATCTGCTGCACAGGGCTATAGCCACTGACTGGAGGTGTTCAGTGTGTCCCGCTAGGACGCCACCGGGTCCGGTAACCACCTCACGTGTCTTTTTCTGTAGACCAACACTTCTGTCCAATGTCaatcaaaccttttttttttttttacattacacacCATAA